In the Candidatus Electrothrix rattekaaiensis genome, one interval contains:
- the kdsB gene encoding 3-deoxy-manno-octulosonate cytidylyltransferase: MSTTPAKVVAIIPARYHSNRFEGKPLAMIAGKSMIQHVVERAWQAKLLSRVVVATDDERIAEAVTGFGGEVVMTRSDHVSGTDRLAEAAELLHIEEQSVVVNIQGDQPLFPSEVIEQVANPLLEDPALPMSTLIYKIIRPEEITDPNHVKTVFDCDKNALYFSRSPVPFQRNPEEKVQPTYYKHLGFYAYRKGFLLTFVALPEGEWERFEKLEQLRALEYGYRVRVVLTGHDSIEVDTPKDAQRVEKMIQNAPLP; encoded by the coding sequence ATGAGTACAACTCCGGCGAAGGTGGTGGCGATTATTCCGGCTCGTTACCATTCCAACCGTTTTGAAGGAAAACCGCTGGCAATGATAGCGGGTAAGTCCATGATTCAGCATGTGGTAGAGCGGGCTTGGCAGGCCAAGCTGCTCTCCCGAGTTGTGGTGGCAACGGATGATGAGCGGATAGCCGAGGCTGTTACCGGCTTTGGTGGTGAGGTCGTTATGACCCGGTCCGATCATGTTTCGGGCACGGATCGATTGGCTGAAGCTGCGGAGCTGCTCCATATAGAAGAGCAGAGTGTGGTGGTGAACATCCAGGGCGATCAGCCGCTGTTTCCGTCCGAGGTCATTGAGCAGGTTGCCAACCCGTTGCTGGAGGATCCGGCCCTGCCCATGTCGACGTTGATCTATAAGATTATCAGGCCAGAGGAAATCACGGATCCAAATCATGTAAAGACCGTGTTTGATTGTGATAAGAATGCCCTCTATTTTTCCCGTTCGCCGGTTCCTTTTCAGCGTAATCCAGAGGAAAAGGTGCAGCCGACCTATTATAAACATCTCGGCTTTTATGCCTATCGCAAGGGCTTTCTGCTGACTTTTGTGGCCCTGCCTGAAGGAGAGTGGGAGCGTTTTGAAAAGTTGGAGCAATTACGGGCCTTGGAATACGGCTACCGAGTTCGGGTGGTCTTGACCGGACATGACTCTATTGAGGTGGATACCCCCAAGGATGCGCAGCGGGTGGAAAAGATGATCCAGAACGCCCCCCTACCATAA
- a CDS encoding type II toxin-antitoxin system mRNA interferase toxin, RelE/StbE family, with the protein MFEFSIAESKKFEKRKKKIDPSLYAKIKNTVYPQLRKNPYFGANIKKLKGDLSEYYRFRIGNYRLFYLLEENKVIVVVVDIQHRQNAYK; encoded by the coding sequence TTGTTTGAGTTCAGCATAGCGGAATCTAAAAAATTTGAGAAACGCAAAAAGAAAATTGATCCGTCTCTGTATGCGAAGATAAAAAATACTGTCTATCCCCAGCTCCGAAAAAATCCGTACTTTGGCGCGAATATCAAAAAACTGAAAGGCGATCTGTCGGAATATTATCGTTTCAGAATTGGAAATTACCGCCTTTTTTATCTTCTTGAGGAGAATAAAGTGATCGTTGTTGTCGTGGATATACAGCATCGGCAGAATGCCTATAAATGA